In Pectinophora gossypiella chromosome 5, ilPecGoss1.1, whole genome shotgun sequence, a genomic segment contains:
- the LOC126367122 gene encoding cuticle protein 8-like — protein sequence MMSKVAVFIALVTVAAAQYGHNDHHGHGHVAYSSQSIHRHDGPAHEVVHEEHDKHGHVHKVVDYYAYPKYDFEYKVEDKHTGDIKSQHETRDGDIVKGYYALHEPHGSVREVHYESDKKTG from the exons ATGATGTCAAAG GTTGCTGTCTTTATCGCTCTTGTGACCGTTGCGGCCGCCCAGTATGGCCACAATGATCACCACGGACATGGTCACGTCGCGTACTCCTCGCAGAGCATCCACCGTCACGACGGACCCGCCCACGAGGTCGTCCACGAAGAACATGACAAACATGGACACGTACATAAAGTCGTCGATTATTAT GCTTACCCCAAATATGACTTCGAATACAAAGTGGAAGACAAGCACACCGGCGACATCAAGTCACAGCACGAGACCCGTGACGGCGACATCGTCAAGGGCTACTACGCTCTGCACGAGCCTCATGGCTCCGTCAGGGAGGTGCACTATGAAAGTGACAAGAAGACTGGGTAA
- the LOC126367128 gene encoding cuticle protein 18.6-like — protein MISKILCLAAVVASVTAQYAHSSQYIHRHDGHAQPVVIHGHGHEHGHVVDYHTHPKFEFAYKVDDHHTGDHKSQHEHRDGDVVKGEYTLQQPDGSIRHVEYHGDHHTG, from the exons ATGATCTCTAAG ATTTTGTGCCTCGCAGCTGTCGTCGCTTCTGTGACCGCTCAGT ACGCCCACTCGTCGCAATACATCCACCGCCACGACGGCCACGCCCAGCCCGTGGTCATCCATGGTCACGGTCACGAGCATGGTCATGTCGTTGACTATCAC ACCCATCCCAAATTCGAGTTCGCGTACAAGGTAGACGACCACCACACTGGTGACCACAAGTCGCAGCATGAGCACCGCGATGGAGACGTGGTCAAGGGAGAATACACTCTGCAACAGCCTGACGGCTCCATTAGGCATGTTGAGTACCATGGCGACCATCACACTGGGTAA